The following proteins are encoded in a genomic region of Alnus glutinosa chromosome 8, dhAlnGlut1.1, whole genome shotgun sequence:
- the LOC133876322 gene encoding uncharacterized protein LOC133876322, protein MHGVYTQLMYKYHYYGFNCHMKGRSFWSVNIPQDCSCCWRSLLKLRNVVRDFIFFEVGNGQNIHLWFDNWHPCGVLIERYGSRVVYDARSGLNSKLSSVLSNENWCWNPARSEDLVAIQNRLPEIVLGHVDKPVWKIARNGSFVSSETWIFLRDKKAEVEWWHLIWFPYAIPKHAFILWLVVHNRLTTSDRLLVWGFNGDPLCGFCHHVLFSEGYRNWKKKTMLGVLCRLIFGSAIHGLWKAINAIRFCGVPYTEEQILKRIFWDVRTRISGKGSFKKTRENVLLCQIWNLDDSILN, encoded by the exons ATGCACGGAGTGTACACCCAATtgatgtacaaatatcattacTATGGTTTCAATTGCCATATGAAAGGTAGGAGTTTCTGGAGTGTGAATATCCCTCAGGATTGTTCTTGCTGTTGGAGAAGTCTTCTTAAACTTCGGAATGTTGTTAgggactttattttttttgaggttGGAAATGGTCAGAATATTCATTTATGGTTTGATAATTGGCATCCTTGTGGTGTGTTGATTGAGAGGTATGGTTCTCGGGTTGTTTATGATGCTAGAAGTGGGCTAAATTCTAAACTTTCTTCTGTTTTGAGTAATGAGAATTGGTGCTGGAATCCGGCCAGGTCTGAGGATCTTGTTGCTATTCAAAATCGCCTACCTGAAATTGTTTTGGGCCATGTTGATAAGCCAGTTTGGAAGATTGCTCGAAATGGTTCTTTTGTGAGTTCTGAAACCTGGATTTTCTTGAGGGATAAGAAAGCTGAAGTTGAATGGTGGCATCTGATTTGGTTTCCTTATGCTATCCCAAAACATGCCTTTATTCTTTGGTTAGTAGTACATAACAGGTTAACAACAAGTGATCGCCTTCTTGTTTGGGGTTTCAATGGAGATCCTCTTTGTGGGTTCTGTCATCAT GTTTTGTTCTCGGAGGGTTAcagaaattggaagaagaaaactatGTTGGGGGTTTTGTGTAGGTTGATTTTTGGATCTGCTATACATGGTTTATGGAAAGCTATAAATGCTATTCGGTTTTGTGGAGTTCCTTATACTGAGGAGCAGATTCTTAAGAGGATATTTTGGGATGTTAGAACCCGGATTTCTGGGAAAGGCTCTTTCAAGAAGACTAGAGAAAATGTTTTGCTTTGTCAGATTTGGAATTTGGATGATTCTATTTTGAACTAA